A genomic stretch from Kwoniella europaea PYCC6329 chromosome 2, complete sequence includes:
- a CDS encoding ADP,ATP carrier protein, mitochondrial yields the protein MSDVKKPKDAKAFLTDFLMGGVSAAVSKTAAAPIERIKLLVQNQDEMIKQGRLSTPYKGIGDCFSRTYKEEGLASLWRGNTANVIRYFPTQALNFAFKDYFKSLFGFKKSEGYWKWFAGNIASGGAAGASSLLFVYSLDYARTRLANDNKSAKKGGSRQFNGLVDVYRKTLASDGIAGLYRGFVPSVVGIIVYRGLYFGLYDSIKPVILVGPLEGNFLASFALGWTVTTSAGLASYPLDTIRRRMMMTSGGTVHYKSMMDAGSQIVAKEGVKSLFKGAGANILRGVAGAGVLSLYDKMQELMFGKVYSVS from the exons ATGTCCGACGTTAAAAAACCAAAGGATGCCAAGGCTTTCTTGACCGATTTCTTGATGGGTGGTGTGTCCGCTGCTGTCTCCAAGACCGCTGCTGCCCCCATTGAAAGAATCAAGCTTTTGGTGCAAAACCAAGATgaaat GATCAAGCAAGGTCGTCTCTCTACCCCTTACAAGGGTATTGGTGACTGTTTCTCCCGAACCTACAAGGAAGAGGGTCTCGCTTCTCTCTGGAGAGGTAACACCGCCAACGTTATCCGATACTTCCCCACCCAAGCCTTGAACTTTGCCTTCAAGGATTACTTCAAGTCACTCTTCGGTTTCAAGAAGTCTGAGGGTTACTGGAAATGGTTCGCTGGTAACATCGCTTCCGGTGGTGCTGCTGGTgcctcttctcttcttttcgtCTACTCCCTTGATTACGCCCGAACTCGATTGGCCAACGACAACAAGTCCGCTAAGAAGGGTGGTTCTCGACAATTCAACGGTTTGGTCGATGTCTACAGGAAGACTCTCGCTTCCGATGGTATTGCTGGTCTTTACAGAGGTTTCGTTCCTTCCGTCGTTGGTATCATTGTCTACAGAGGTCTCTACTTCGGTCTTTACGACTCCATCAAACCCGTCATCCTCGTTGGTCCCCTCGAAGGTAACTTCTTGGCCTCCTTCGCTCTTGGTTGGACTGTCACTACTTCTGCTGGTCTTGCTTCATACCCTCTCGACACCATCAGAcgacgaatgatgatgacctcCGGTGGTACCGTCCACTACAAGTCCATGATGGATGCTGGTTCTCAAATCGTCGCCAAGGAAGGTGTCAAATCCCTCTTCAAGGGTGCTGGTGCTAACATCCTCCGTGGTGTTGCCGGTGCTGGTGTCTTGTCTCTTTACGACAAGATGCAAGAATTGATGTTCGGTAAAGTCTACTCTGTGAGTTAA
- a CDS encoding ribosomal protein L13, with protein sequence MSNFSAQPIVIDGKGHLLGRLASIISKQILNGQKVTVVRCEEINASGSFFRNKLKYHNYLHKRHIVNPKKSGPFHFRAPSRILYKAVRGMVPHKTSRGAAALKRLELYEGVPPAQDKVKKMVVPSALRVLRLKPGRKFCTLKRISAEVGWNYKDVVDRLEEKRKVKGQAYFERKQAALKLRAKADASVAKDEKLTQFGY encoded by the exons ATGTCTAACTTCTCCGCCCAACCTATCGTCATTGACGGAAAAGGACACCTTTTGGGTCGTCTCGCTTCGATCATCTCCAAGCAG ATCCTGAACGGCCAAAAGGTCACCGTCGTCCGATGTGAGGAAATCAACGCTTCAGGTTCTTTCTTCCGAAACAAGTTGAAGTACCACAACTACCTCCACA AACGACACATTGTCAACCCTAAGAAATCGGGTCCTTTCCACTTCCGAGCTCCTTCCCGAATCCTTTACAAGGCCGTCCGAGGAATGGTCCCCCACAAGACCTCCCGAGGTGCCGCCGCTTTGAAGAGACTCGAATTGTACGAAGGTGTACCCCCAGCTCAAGATAAAGTTAAGAAGATGGTCGTACCCTCCGCTTTGAGAGTGCTCCGATTGAAACCCGGTAGAAAGTTCTGTACCCTCAAGAGAATCTCAGCTGAAGTCGGATGGAACTACAAGGATGTCGTTGATAGACtcgaggagaagagaaaggttAAGGGACAAGCTTACTTCgagagaaag CAAGCCGCTCTCAAACTCCGAGCCAAGGCCGACGCCTCAGTCGCCAAAGATGAGAAACTCACTCAATTCGGTTACTAA
- a CDS encoding OPT family small oligopeptide transporter, protein MRELAVDIEAISPHPTPTYEDGHDEPQDPDSEKQASPDDSNASSLSTRAAIDFQQDDIRDSIGAVDEQDISPNTVRMWTLLLVLSTVISGIDALFQLRYPTVSVASIVAVLVAWPVGAAWSIWLPNWSLPIGGGRQLSLNNTRFNRKELGCVLMFVNVCIAANLTNTLIVEQIKYFKVELGLGKMIFYNLGLYITSWGWTGLTHSILVRPANMIWPGVVGQLALVTNIDRINRRLKPNPGDYDGKTWKISPMGMFGIVFALSFVYYWISGLVFPALAYIGAFISWSAPNNATLSQIFGVKTGLGLMPLAFDWSQISNLSNPLLTPFWAASCVFGAFAFWGWVVLPALYYTNTWQSGHFPIMTNSLYTVTGKAYDVTKVVNKDWTLDEAAYKKYSPLMLPAAFVLNSALGVASFASVILDLAMNWRKDVWEPFRDRNADITAVDEGQKRDREKVVPLWLYGAASVIGIVFGIIFVEVWKKETQVGAGAFFVSIIIAAVLFLPLAIIEARANITLNLNIFLEMVSGFWLPGKPIACMYFATSGFATLQHAMHQSQSMKMAHYLAVPPRTAALIVFLSGVWSSLVNCSVTWWALRHTANVCTSAAENNFVCRTAKTSFSTHIMWGLLGSKVFTKGGRYVEIYYFLFAAAAVTTMVFIMRRRFPDSKWALVSPTLIMNAGTLLPKNTGINFSSWFLVAFVFGYLIHKKKTAWWRKYNMITATALDSGVAIAVILIYFAITYTGAGAHISWWGTKVQNAGCDANGCAHLSIESLVKPTGW, encoded by the coding sequence ATGCGTGAGCTGGCTGTCGACATAGAGGCCATCTCGCCTCACCCGACGCCCACGTATGAGGACGGCCACGATGAGCCTCAGGATCCAGACTCGGAGAAACAGGCCTCACCTGATGATAGTAATGCCTCTTCGCTCTCGACGCGGGCTGCCATCGACTTCCAACAGGACGACATCCGAGACTCCATCGGTGCGGTGGACGAGCAGGATATCTCGCCCAATACCGTGCGGATGTGGACTTTGCTCTTGGTTCTCTCGACAGTCATCTCTGGCATCGATGCGCTATTCCAGCTGCGCTACCCTACCGTCTCGGTCGCCAGCATCGTCGCCGTCCTCGTCGCCTGGCCGGTCGGCGCCGCATGGTCCATCTGGCTCCCCAACTGGTCTCTCCCGATCGGAGGGGGCCGACAACTGAGCCTGAACAATACCCGCTTCAACCGCAAGGAGCTCGGCTGCGTGCTCATGTTTGTCAACGTCTGCATTGCGGCCAATCTCACCAACACGCTCATTGTCGAGCAGATCAAGTACTTCAAGGTCGAGCTCGGTCTAGGCAAGATGATCTTCTACAACCTCGGGCTGTACATCACCTCGTGGGGGTGGACCGGTTTGACTCACAGCATCCTCGTGCGGCCCGCCAATATGATCTGGCCGGGCGTCGTGGGCCAGCTTGCGCTCGTCACCAACATTGATCGGATCAACAGGCGGCTCAAGCCAAATCCGGGCGACTACGACGGCAAGACGTGGAAGATCTCGCCCATGGGCATGTTCGGCATCGTCTTTGCCCTCTCGTTTGTCTACTACTGGATCTCGGGCCTTGTCTTCCCTGCTCTCGCCTACATCGGCGCCTTCATCTCGTGGAGTGCCCCGAACAATGCTACCTTGAGCCAAATATTTGGCGTCAAGACCGGCCTCGGCCTCATGCCTCTAGCCTTCGACTGGTCTCAGATCTCCAACCTATCCAACCCTCTCCTCACCCCGTTCTGGGCCGCCTCTTGCGTCTTTGGGGCTTTCGCGTTCTGGGGATGGGTCGTTCTGCCCGCATTGTACTACACCAACACCTGGCAGTCGGGTCATTTTCCGATCATGACCAACAGCCTCTACACCGTTACAGGCAAGGCTTACGACGTCACCAAGGTGGTCAACAAGGACTGGACGCTGGACGAAGCGGCGTACAAGAAGTACAGCCCGCTCATGTTGCCGGCAGCCTTCGTCTTGAACTCGGCGCTCGGCGTCGCATCATTTGCCTCGGTCATCCTGGACCTCGCCATGAATTGGCGCAAGGACGTGTGGGAGCCCTTCAGAGATCGCAACGCCGATATCACCGCGGTCGATGAGGGACAGAAACGGGACAGAGAGAAGGTGGTTCCGTTGTGGCTGTACGGCGCTGCATCAGTCATTGGAATTGTGTTTGGCATCATCTTTGTGGAGGTCTGGAAGAAGGAGACCCAAGTGGGGGCCGGCGCATTCTTCGTctcaatcatcatcgccgCAGtgctcttcctccctctcgCCATCATCGAGGCCCGCGCCAACATCAcgctcaacctcaacatcttcctcgagATGGTCAGCGGCTTCTGGCTGCCAGGAAAACCCATTGCTTGCATGTACTTTGCCACTTCTGGTTTTGCGACGCTGCAACATGCCATGCACCAATCGCAGTCTATGAAGATGGCTCACTATCTCGCCGTCCCGCCACGCACTGCCGCTCTGATCGTCTTCCTCTCCGGCGTTTGGTCGTCGCTTGTCAATTGCTCGGTGACCTGGTGGGCCCTTCGCCACACCGCCAATGTTTGCACCTCAGCGGCTGAGAACAATTTTGTCTGCCGGACAGCCAAGACATCCTTCAGCACGCACATCATGTGGGGGCTGCTCGGCTCAAAGGTCTTCACAAAGGGAGGTCGGTATGTCGAAATCTACTACTTTTTGTTCGCGGCGGCGGCCGTGACGACGATGGTCTTCATCATGCGCCGGCGCTTCCCAGACTCGAAGTGGGCGTTGGTCAGTCCGACCTTGATCATGAATGCCGGTACCCTGTTGCCCAAGAACACCGGCATCAACTTCTCGTCATGGTTCCTCGTCGCCTTTGTCTTTGGGTACCTCATccacaagaagaagacagcATGGTGGCGCAAGTACAACATGATCACAGCCACGGCGCTCGATTCCGGTGTCGCCATTGCCGTTATCCTCATCTACTTTGCCATCACGTACACCGGTGCCGGGGCGCATATCAGTTGGTGGGGCACAAAGGTCCAGAACGCGGGGTGTGACGCGAATGGTTGCGCCCATTTGAGCATAGAGAGCCTCGTCAAGCCGACGGGGtggtag